The window TCTTGTTTTATGTGTTTGGCCACAATCTAATCTTTAAGCATCGGCATGAAGAAGCTTCATTTTGACAAACTAATTTTTACGACTATAAGAGAGTAAAGTTTGCACCACATATGCTCtagacttctttttttttgggggggtaaatggattttttttttcgtttagAAAGGAGAGAACCCTGTTTCGCACTTAATCACATTGGTGTGCGCATCGGTGTCATCAAGTCAAAGAGGCCCGTAATCACATCGACATGTAATCCTAGGTTGAGATACATATGTATGACTACTTACCAACGGTGTAGTTCCAGATCTTGATAGCTCCATGGTCGTGCCAGTCACCTTCGTGAAGAGCAACTGCCTGGATGTTCTGCTTCGTAGCCGTGGGGATCTTGTGGGCCTCTTTCCTCTACATCTTGTAGTACTGGTCTGCACTCGATTTCAGGTCGATATCCTTCTGCAGCCTGCCATGAAGTGCCTCTGGTGACGCCATTTCTTGTTTGTCTGCTGATACTTAATGATTTAGTCTATatagggtttttttttatgtatttgtATACATGTCAACAGGTGACCTGATAATCTTGAGACACTTGACAAACGGCTAGATCACCcttatatatagttatagaGTCTCACCCTTCGAGTATGCGGTTTacaattatttctttttggggTGAATTACaaagaattattttaattatgtacAGGGCGAAGCCAGGAAATTATCTCAAGGGGTGGGTGGGcggcaaaatataaaatgaaaatagacgtatatatgaaattatatcAAATGTGTATTAACGATAGAGACATATGTagttcattaaattaaaaactaaataattacaaatgtCCATTTCGAGATCTCACGACCCGAAAGCTATTCAAGATTCTTTCACTgtcaatattacaaaaaatatcTTTCTCAATATAGGTAACCAAACAATTGTTCATCCCAGAGTCCCCCAACTTTTTACGGAGGCAGTTCTTCACAATTTTCATCGCTAAAATAATTCTCTCCACTGATGCAGTTGCAACTGGTAATATCAATGCTAACTTCATAAGTAAGTAACCCATTGGATACACAATATGCCTCCTTGTGGCAACCAACTTCTGAGAAAAATCTCTGATACTTTCTAGGTTTAAGAACTCTTCATGAGATCTCATATCAAGAATGTAAGTCTCAAGTTGATTGTCAAGCAACTGAACATCAACCTCAAAGAAATTCAAAGGATAAAAGCGAGCAAGTTGAATCAATTTGGACTTATCAAAAGAGGCAAAAGAATCAtttgggcttaagcaagccaCATATAGAAGCAAATTTGTGTTCACCTCATTGAAGCGACTGTTGAATTCTTGAAGTTGCCAATCGATCACAATGTTAAAATCCG of the Punica granatum isolate Tunisia-2019 chromosome 6, ASM765513v2, whole genome shotgun sequence genome contains:
- the LOC116212222 gene encoding MLP-like protein 328; translated protein: MGNLKPKLLDNQLETYILDMRSHEEFLNLESIRDFSQKLVATRRHIVYPMGYLLMKLALILPVATASVERIILAMKIVKNCLRKKLGDSGMNNCLRKEAHKIPTATKQNIQAVALHEGDWHDHGAIKIWNYTVEGKSETFKEKVEFDDANMTFTLHGIEGDVYDEHKVFRPICKVAPKTKGCVAKLAIEYERVNEDAPIPNKYMDFFVSFTQDIDAHAYAAST